The following coding sequences lie in one Takifugu flavidus isolate HTHZ2018 chromosome 4, ASM371156v2, whole genome shotgun sequence genomic window:
- the pxk gene encoding PX domain-containing protein kinase-like protein: MTYMEKPSSGKVLLDDTVPLTAVIEASQNAQSHTEYIIRVQRGVSPENSWQVTRRYSDFDLLNNSLMVCGIGLLLPPKKLIGNMDREFIAERQRGLQAYLDSVTQHPLLSCSLPVKKFLDPNSYSANYTEIALQQVSMFFRSDLKWEVLEPLRDMGWRIRKKYFLVKNKEQPKERYLLSWVDLGPHKFLSDKDLQSAMKWLSSISVPYLCPLLFFSLSESSALLIRPFSEKGSLRDHICKVKPKECYLKKYCNPKKREGLELQDIKKYGRQILEGLKALHDAGMFFGHLHASNVIVDDGVCRLVDVENGVLGVPSFLRAAFTQHRKINSMEAVDVFGFGHLLYEMTYGQPPDAVPIDHAPAVPYAAVVPVLESILSTEACKSGMPTVAELLQTPLFSDVHLQPSEKPIKISSRLKEAVKMAKQSGERRLQEEQKVIHQHRRLTRAQSHHGSDEERTRRKILARKKSRRTACETEEDVSARNNNSGSGASSPPTCPSSPTHPSTTGARSDPPPAPLVDASSSCPPPPPPPPPPLASPDGAGGGRNALLNSIQTFRKGKLKKTETTDRSNPVV, from the exons ATGACTTACATGGAAAAGCCGTCCTCTGGCAAGGTGCTGCTGGACGACACCGTGCCCCTGACGGCGGTGATCGAAGCCAGCCAGAATGCCCAGTCCCACACG GAATACATCATCAGAGTCCAAAGGGGGGTGTCTCCAGAGAACAGCTGGCAG GTGACGCGGCGCTACAGTGACTTTGATCTCCTGAACAACAGCCTGATG GTTTGTGGTATcggtctcctccttcctcccaagAAGCTAATTGGAAACATGGACAGGGAGTTCATAGCAGAACGGCAAAGAGGACTACAGGCGTATCTGGACTCAGTTACCCAGCACCCCCTGCtttcctgctccctgcctgtCAAAAAGTTCCTGGATCCCAATAGCTACTCTGCCAATTACACGG aaaTCGCCTTGCAGCAGGTCTCCATGTTCTTCAGGTCAGACCTAAAATGGGAGGTGTTGGAGCCTCTCAGAGACATGG GCTGGAGAATCAGGAAGAAATATTTCTTAGtcaaaaacaaagagcagcCCAAAGAAAGGTACCTGCTGAGCTGG GTGGACCTGGGTCCTCATAAGTTCCTGTCAGACAAAGACCTGCAGTCAGCCATGAAGTGGCTGTCCAGCATATCc GTTCCGTACCTGTGCCCGCTGTTGTTCTTCAGCCTCAGCGAGTCGTCGGCGTTGCTCATCAGGCCGTTCAGTGAGAAGGGCTCCCTGCGAGACCACATCTGTAAG GTGAAACCCAAAGAGTGTTACCTGAAGAAGTACTGTAACCCAAAGAAAAGAGAGGGCCTCGAGCTACAGGACATCAAGAAATATGGCCGGCAGATCCTGGAG GGCTTGAAGGCGCTCCACGACGCTGGCATGTTCTTCGGTCACCTGCACGCCTCCAACGTGATCGTGGATGACGGCGTCTGCCGGCTGGTGGACGTGGAAAACGGCGTCCTGGGCGTCCCCTCCTTTCTGCGCGCCGCCTTCACCCAGCACAGGAAGATAAAC TCCATGGAAGCTGTGGACGTCTTCGGCTTCGGCCATCTGCTCTACGAGATGACCTACGGCCAACCGCCCGACGCCGTCCCCATCGATCATGCGCCCGCCGTGCCGTATGCCGCAGTAG tgccAGTGCTGGAGTCCATATTGTCCACGGAAGCCTGTAAGAGCGGGATGCCGACGGTGGCGGAGCTCCTGCAGACGCC gttATTCAGCGACGTCCATCTGCAGCCGTCAGAAAAACCCATCAAG ATTTCCAGCAGGCTAAAAGAGGCCGTGAAGATGGCGAAGCAGAGTGgggagaggaggctgcaggaggagcagaaagtg ATTCATCAGCACAGGAGGCTGACCAGGGCGCAGTCTCACCACGGCTCCGacgaggagaggacgaggaggaagataCTGGCCAGGAAG aaaTCCAGACGCACGGCTTGTGAGACCGAAGAAGACGTCTCCGCCAGAAACAACAACTCCG GGTCTGGAGCCAGCTCCCCTCccacctgcccctcctcccccacacatCCGTCCACTACAG GAGCCCGGTCCGATCCTCCACCCGCGCCTCTGGTGGATGCCTcgtcctcctgccctcctcccccccctcctcctcccccgccccTGGCCTCTCCCGACGGAGCGGGCGGAGGTCGCAACGCCTTGCTGAATTCCATCCAGACCTTCCGGAAGGGCAAGCTAAAGAAAACGGAGACGACAGACCGCAGCAATCCTGTCGTATGA
- the pdhb gene encoding pyruvate dehydrogenase E1 component subunit beta, mitochondrial produces the protein MAMSLVNIIRKGKPVVSAVRRRHFHRTVPAAVQVTVRDALNQAMDEELERDERVFLLGEEVAQYDGAYKVSRGLWKKYGDKRIIDTPISEMGFAGIAVGAAMAGLRPICEFMTFNFSMQAIDQVINSAAKTYYMSAGLQPVPIVFRGPNGASAGVAAQHSQCFAAWYAHCPGLKVVSPWNSEDCRGLLKSAIRDDNPVVFLENELMYGVPFEMSDESQSKDFVIPIGKAKIERAGTHVTLVSHSRYVGHCLDAAAVLAKEGVECEVINLRTIRPMDVESIETSVMKTNHLLTVEGGWPQFGVGAEICARIMEGPAFNYLDAPVTRVTGVDIPMPYAKILEDNSVPQVKDIIFSVKKMLNV, from the exons ATGGCGATGTCACTAGTCAACATTATCCGTAAAGGAAAG CCTGTCGTTTCGGCCGTGCGGCGCCGCCACTTTCACAGGACGGTCCCGGCAGCGGTGCAG GTTACCGTCCGCGATGCTCTCAACCAGGCGAtggatgaggagctggagagggacGAGCGCGTCTtcctgctgggggaggaggtggcgcaGTATGATGGAGCCTACAAG GTGAGCAGGGGTCTGTGGAAGAAATACGGAGACAAACGCATCATCGACACTCCGATCTCAGAG ATGGGGTTTGCTGGTATTGCAGTGGGAGCTGCCatg GCTGGCCTGAGACCAATCTGTGAGTTCATGACCTTTAACTTCTCCATGCAAGCCATCGACCAGGTCATCAACTCTGCAGCAAAGACCTACTACATGTCCGCCGGGCTCCAGCCAGTGCCCATTGTGTTCAGAGGGCCCAACGGAGCGTCGGCAGGCGTGGCCGCGCAGCACTCCCAGTGCTTCGCAGCATG GTACGCTCACTGTCCCGGTCTCAAAGTGGTGAGTCCCTGGAATTCAGAAGATTGCAGAGGTCTTTTGAAATCTGCCATCAGAGATGATAACCCTG TGGTTTTCCTGGAGAACGAGCTCATGTACGGCGTTCCTTTTGAAATGTCTGACGAGTCGCAGTCCAAAGACTTCGTCATTCCCATCGGCAAGGCCAAGATCGAGAGAGCCG GCACTCATGTCACTTTGGTCAGCCACTCGCGCTACGTGGGCCACTGTCTGGACGCTGCCGCCGTCCTAGCAAAGGAGGGAGTCGAGTGCGAG GTGATCAACCTGCGCACCATCCGTCCCATGGATGTGGAGAGCATCGAGACCAGTGTGATGAAGACCAACCacctgctgactgtggagggtgGCTGGCCCCAGTTTGGCGTTGGAGCTGAGATCTGTGCCAGGATCATGGAAG GTCCTGCATTCAACTACCTGGATGCTCCGGTCACCAGGGTGACGGGTGTTGATATCCCCATGCCATATGCCAAAATCCTGGAGGATAACAGTGTGCCGCAGGTCAAAGACATCATCTTCTCCGTCAAGAAGATGCTCAACGTCTAG